A genomic region of Macaca mulatta isolate MMU2019108-1 chromosome 5, T2T-MMU8v2.0, whole genome shotgun sequence contains the following coding sequences:
- the CPLX1 gene encoding complexin-1 has product MEFVMKQALGGATKDMGKMLGGDEEKDPDAAKKEEERQEALRQAEEERKAKYAKMEAEREAMRQGIRDKYGIKKKEEREAEAQAAMEANSEGSLTRPKKAIPPGCGDEVEEEDESILDTVIKYLPGPLQDMLKK; this is encoded by the exons GGGCCACCAAGGACATGGGGAAGATGCTCGGGGGTGACGAGGAGAAGGACCCAGACGCCGCCAAGAAGGAGGAGGAGCGGCAGGAGGCGCTGCGCCAGGCGGAGGAGGAGCGCAAGGCCAAGTACGCCAAGATGGAGGCGGAGCGCGAGGCCATGCGCCAGGGCATCCGAGACAAG TACGGCATCAAGAAGAAGGAGGAGCGCGAGGCCGAGGCGCAGGCCGCCATGGAGGCCAACTCCGAGGGGAGCCTGACGCGGCCCAAGAAGGCCATCCCGCCGGGTTGTGGGGACGAGGTCGAGGAGGAGGACGAGAGCATCCTGGACACCGTCATCAAGTACCTGCCCGGGCCGCTGCAGGACATGCTCAAGAAGTAG